The following are encoded together in the Mammaliicoccus vitulinus genome:
- a CDS encoding S66 peptidase family protein, producing the protein MKAKGLKRGDVLGVVALASPPNQQHLKNGLERLEARYQVKFKLANNIDQIYGHLAGTDEERLQSLHDMLRDDEVKGIICACGGYGTPRIVERIDYELVKKHPKIIWGYSDITCLHNAIRQQTGLITYQGPMIASDIGDAYNEISLKSFEQLFDGKDISYPTDQLTFEPLVSGRVEGEIVGGCLSLLVSSLGTSYEIDTKGKILFIEDIGEEPYKIDGFLQQLKSAGKLDDAIGFIIGPFTNSKPKNPNKSLTMKEVLDFFITRLNKPAAFDLNIGHCTPHFAIPFGTKATLDVDQKVLNIASGVNIE; encoded by the coding sequence ATGAAAGCAAAGGGATTAAAACGGGGAGATGTATTAGGTGTAGTAGCATTAGCGAGCCCGCCTAATCAACAACATTTAAAGAATGGTTTAGAACGTTTAGAAGCGCGATATCAAGTTAAATTTAAGTTGGCGAATAATATTGATCAAATTTATGGTCATTTAGCAGGAACGGACGAAGAGAGATTACAAAGTTTACATGACATGTTAAGGGATGATGAAGTTAAAGGTATCATATGTGCATGTGGAGGATATGGGACACCTCGGATTGTAGAACGCATTGATTATGAGCTTGTTAAGAAACATCCTAAAATCATTTGGGGTTATAGTGACATAACGTGTTTGCATAACGCTATTAGACAACAAACGGGATTGATTACATATCAAGGACCAATGATTGCTTCCGATATAGGTGATGCTTATAATGAAATATCTTTAAAAAGCTTTGAACAGTTATTCGATGGTAAAGATATTTCATATCCAACTGATCAATTAACTTTCGAACCTCTCGTATCGGGTCGAGTTGAAGGTGAAATAGTTGGGGGATGTTTATCGCTCTTAGTTTCTAGTTTAGGCACTTCATACGAAATTGATACAAAGGGAAAGATTCTATTTATTGAAGATATAGGAGAAGAGCCGTATAAGATTGATGGTTTCCTTCAACAATTAAAGTCGGCAGGGAAATTAGATGATGCAATTGGATTTATCATTGGGCCATTTACAAATAGTAAACCTAAAAATCCTAATAAATCGTTAACGATGAAAGAAGTTTTAGACTTTTTTATCACACGATTGAATAAACCTGCAGCATTTGATTTGAACATCGGTCATTGTACGCCTCATTTTGCGATACCATTTGGAACAAAAGCAACGTTAGATGTCGATCAAAAAGTGCTGAACATAGCATCAGGTGTAAATATAGAATAA
- a CDS encoding glutamate synthase subunit beta, producing MGEFKGFMKYPKQQLDELPLKDRIKGYEPFQQRFTTEDAATQGARCMDCGTPFCQTGSSFGRDTIGCPIGNYIPEWNDLVYRKDYKEAYERLSETNNFPEFTGRVCPAPCESSCVLAINNESVAIKGIERTIIDEAYDMGLVKPKFPEHRLDEKVAIIGSGPAGLTAAEELNLLGYNVTIYERNHRPGGLLMYGIPSMKLDKEVIERRVKLMEEAGIVFITDVNVGKDITKEELDEQYDAIIVCTGSQKGRDLPLEGRMSFGIHFAMDYLTEQTQLQMGEINEPTITAKGKNVIVIGAGDTGADCVATALRDDCKSVVQFNKYVRLTDKIEQNTSWPLPMPIFKLDYAHKEYREKFGFEPRAYGIQTMRYDVDENGNIRGLYTQVLEETEDGMVIVEGTERHWPADLVLLSIGFEGTEHLVPHSFNLNTERNKIVANEKDFRTNQDKIFVAGDARKGQSLVVWAIKEGRAVAKAVDESLKKKITI from the coding sequence ATGGGTGAATTTAAAGGATTTATGAAGTATCCTAAGCAACAACTTGATGAGTTGCCATTAAAAGATAGAATTAAGGGATATGAACCATTCCAACAACGTTTTACAACAGAAGATGCTGCAACACAAGGTGCGCGTTGTATGGACTGTGGAACACCATTTTGTCAGACAGGCTCATCATTCGGTAGAGATACAATAGGTTGTCCGATTGGTAACTATATACCAGAGTGGAACGATCTAGTGTATCGAAAAGATTACAAAGAGGCATATGAAAGACTATCTGAAACAAATAACTTCCCTGAATTTACTGGTCGCGTCTGTCCGGCGCCGTGTGAATCGTCATGTGTGTTAGCAATTAATAATGAGTCAGTAGCCATTAAAGGAATTGAACGTACAATTATAGATGAAGCATATGATATGGGACTTGTTAAACCGAAGTTTCCAGAACACCGATTAGATGAAAAAGTAGCCATCATCGGTAGTGGTCCAGCAGGATTAACAGCAGCCGAAGAATTAAATTTATTAGGTTACAATGTGACGATATATGAGCGAAACCATCGTCCAGGTGGCTTGCTCATGTATGGAATACCAAGTATGAAATTAGACAAAGAAGTGATTGAGCGACGTGTTAAATTAATGGAAGAAGCAGGTATCGTCTTTATAACAGATGTTAATGTGGGGAAAGACATCACGAAAGAAGAGCTAGATGAACAATATGATGCCATTATTGTTTGTACAGGCTCACAAAAAGGACGAGATTTACCATTAGAAGGACGTATGAGTTTTGGTATTCATTTTGCAATGGATTATTTAACAGAACAAACGCAATTACAAATGGGAGAAATTAATGAACCGACAATAACAGCTAAAGGCAAAAATGTGATTGTAATAGGTGCGGGTGATACAGGTGCTGACTGCGTAGCAACAGCATTGAGAGATGACTGTAAATCAGTTGTCCAATTTAATAAATATGTAAGATTAACTGATAAAATAGAACAAAATACTTCTTGGCCATTACCAATGCCAATTTTCAAATTAGACTATGCACATAAAGAGTATCGCGAAAAGTTCGGATTCGAACCAAGAGCTTACGGTATTCAAACGATGCGTTATGATGTTGATGAAAATGGTAATATTCGAGGTCTTTACACACAAGTGTTAGAAGAAACTGAAGATGGTATGGTTATTGTAGAAGGAACTGAACGTCATTGGCCAGCAGATTTAGTTCTATTATCAATTGGATTCGAAGGAACTGAGCATTTAGTGCCTCATTCATTCAATTTGAATACTGAACGAAATAAAATCGTAGCAAACGAAAAAGATTTTAGAACAAATCAAGATAAAATATTTGTCGCTGGTGATGCAAGAAAAGGGCAAAGTTTAGTCGTTTGGGCTATTAAAGAGGGTCGTGCAGTTGCAAAAGCTGTAGATGAATCCTTAAAGAAGAAAATTACAATTTAA